Sequence from the Streptomyces peucetius genome:
AGGTGGCACGGGCCGCGCGCATCATCTGCCGGCCGAGCCTGCGGGCCGCCGCCCGCAGGGCCGGCGAGGGGGTGCGGGCGTCGGCGGCGGCGTCGAGCTCGGCCGGGTCGTGGCCGAGAGCGGCACAGGCGGCCAGCGCCGCGGAGGTGAGGCCGGTGGTGTGCAGCCTGCCCCGGCAGAACGCGGCGAGGTCCGCCGCGTCCTTGATGCGCCCGGCCCGGACGGCGGCCTCCGCCCCGCCGGAGTGCGCGTGGCCTCCGGCGGGGAAGCGGCCGTCGGCGAGGACGAGCAGCGCGGCGCGGCTCATACCGCCCACCCGGCTCTCGCGGCGGGCGGACCGGCGCGGTCCGGCCGGCGCGGCACGTGGGTGCGGCCCGGCCGGTCACCGGGGCCCGGACCGGCGGCGGGGGTCCTCGTCCTGGTCGTCATCAGAACAGGAAGTACCGCTGGGCCATGGGGAGTTCCCTGGCGGGCGCCGGTTCGACGGCTTCGCCGTCGATCGTCACCGTGAACGTGTCGGCGTCGACCTCCACCCGTGGCAGGGCGTCGTTCTCCCGCATGTCGGCCTTGGTCACCCGCCGGGTGCTGCGGATCGGCACGAAAGCCTTGTCCAGGCCGAGCCGTTCGGGCAGGTCGTCCTCGATCGCCGCCTGTGCGACGAAGTTGAGGGAGCTGCCGGCCGCCGCGCGGCCCAGTGCGCCGAACATCGGGCGCGGCAGCACCGGTTGGGGCGTGGGGATCGAGGCGTTCGCGTCTCCCATCTGGGCGTACGCGATCTGGCCGCCTTTGATCACGATCTGCGGCTTCACCCCGAAGAACGCCGGCTCCCACAGCACGAGATCGGCGAGTTTACCCGTCTCCACCGAGCCGATCTCGCCGTCGAGGCCCTGCGCGACCGCGGGGTTGATCGTGTATTTGGCGACATAGCGACGTGCCCGGTGGTTGTCCGCGCGCCCGTCGCCCGCGAGCGCTCCCCGGCGTTTCTTCATCACATGCGCGGTCTGCCATGTGCGCATGACCACCTCACCGATCCGGCCCATGGCCTGCGCGTCGGAGGAGATGATGGAGATCGCTCCGAGGTCGTGCAGGACGTCCTCGGCCGCGATGGTGGACGGCCGGATGCGTGACTCCGCGAAGGCCAGATCCTCGGGGACGGCGGGATTGAGGTGGTGGCAGACCATCAGCATGTCGAGGTGCTCGTCGATGGTGTTGACGGTGTGCGGCCGGGTCGGGTTGGTCGAACTGGGCAACACATACGGCTCGGAGACGACGGTGATGATGTCGGGTGCGTGCCCGCCGCCCGCGCCCTCGGTGTGGTAGGCGTGGACGGTGCGGCCCGCGACGGCGGCGAGGGTGTCGCCGACGAATCCGGCCTCGTTCAAGGTGTCCGTGTGGATGGCGAGTTGGGCGCCGGTCTCCTCGCAGACGCCCAGGCACGCGTCGATGGCCGCCGGAGTGGCCCCCCAGTCCTCGTGGATCTTGAAGCCGAGTGCCCCGCCGCGCAGTTGGGAGTGCATGGCGTCACGGGAGGTGGTGTTGCCCTTCCCGAGCAGGCCGATGTTGACGGGACAGGTGTCCAGCGCCTCGAACATCCGGGCAAGGTGCCAGGGTCCCGGTGTGATCGTGGTGGCCTTGGTCCCTTCGGCCGGTCCGGTGCCGCCGCCGACGAGGGTGGTCACTCCGGTGGCGAGTGCCTGCTCGACGAGGGTGGGCGAGATGAAGTGGACGTGTGCGTCGACGGCCCCGGCGGTGACGATCTTCCCGTTGCCGGCGATGATCTCGGTCTCGGGTCCGATGACCAGGGCCGGGTGGACGCCGTCCATGGTGTCGGGGTTGCCCGCCTTGCCGATGCCGCTGATCCGCCCGTCGCGGAGGGCGATGTCGGCCTTCACCACACCCCAGTGGTCCAGGATCACGGCACCGGTGATCACGGTGTCGGGCGCGCCCTCCGCCCGTGTCGTACGGGACTGGCCCATGGACTCGCGGATCACCTTGCCGCCGCCGAACACCGCCTCGTCGCCCGCGCGGCCGGGTCCGCCGGAGCGGTCGTCCTCGATCTCGACGAGCAGGTCGGTGTCGGCGAGCCGGATGCGGTCGCCGGTGGTCGGGCCGAACAAGTCGGCGTACACGGCGCGGTGCAGTTCAGCCATCGAGGCGTCCTCCGGTCTCTCCGCGCAGCCCGGCCACGATCCGTCGGCCGGCGAGCGGTACGAGTTCCACGTCGACGGGGACGCCCGGCTCGAAGCGGACAGCGGTGCCTGCGGCGACGTCGAGCCGCTTGCCGCGGGCGGCGGCGCGGTCGAACACGAGGCCGGGGTTGGCCTCGGCGAAGTGGTAGTGGGAGCCGACCTGGACCGGGCGGTCCGCGGCGTTGACGACGGTGAGGCGGGTGGTCTCGCGGCCCTCGTTGAGCGGTACGGGCCCGTCGCCGTACAGGATTTCTCCGGGAATCATGTGCGTCACGCCCCTCAGAGGATCGGCTCGTGGACGGTCACGAGCTTGGTGCCGTCGGGGAAGGTGGCCTCCACCTGGACGTCGTGGATCATCTCGGCGATGCCGTCCATGACGTCGTTCCGGGTGAGCACCTCGCGTCCGGACGCCATGAGTTCGCTGACGCTGCGGCCGTCGCGGGCGCCTTCGAGGATGTGCACGGTGATGAGGGCGACGGCCTCCGGGTGGTTCAGCTTCAGGCCGCGCGCCTTGCGCTTCTCCGCCACATCGGCGGCCACATGGAGGAGAAGCCGTTCCTGCTCGTGCGGAGAGAGTTGCACGCGTCCACCTCACTGTCGTCCGGCCCGTGATCGCCGGTCGTGATGGACCGTAGCGCGCTTCAACACTTTGTTGACCTGCACGCGGGTGTTCCACGACCAGGCGTTGAACCTTAGGACGCAGTCTTTTCCGGCGCTTTTCCGACGCGTTAACTGATCTTGGGTTCCCGCATCGACATCAGGGCGCGCAGCCCGTCCTCCAGTACCTCGACCTGTACATCGCCGAAGAGGGCCTGCTGGGCGATGAACCCCTGGGCGGTGGCGATGAGGGTGCGGGCCACATGGTCGGGGTCCACGTCCGCCTCCATCTGCCCGGACGCCCGGTAGGCGCCGACCAGGTCCGCCCAGGCGCGGCGCATGCCGCTGTACCCCTCGTCGAGGATGGCCGCCAGCCGTTCGTTGCGCAGCGTCTCCGTCCACACCTGGACGATGAGCCGGGCGAAGGCCTGCCGGTCCCCGCCCGGCACCCGCTCGATCAGCATGCGCCGCAGCACGCGCCCGAGGAGCACGTCCGGCGTGGGGGGCGGTGTGGTCCGCGCCGCCTCCTCGAACGCCCCCCGGATGCTGGTGAACGCCTCGTCGGCGATGGCCGCGATCAGCTCCTCCTTGCTGCGGAAGTAGCGGTACACGGCACCGGCCGACAGCCCGCTCTCGCGCAGGATGTCCTGCATCGACGTGGCGTGGAAGCCGTTGCGGGAGACGCAGCGGGCGGCGCCGTCGAGGATCTGCCGGCGGCGGGCGTCGAGGTGTTCCTGGGATACGCGAGCCATGGTCCAAAAGTAGAACGAACATTCATTCTTGACAACCACCGCAAGCGGCGGGACAGTGGCGCCAACAACAAAAACGAACGATCCTTCTCTATAGGAGTTCCCCATGTCCGCTGCACCCCACCGCCACGTGATCGCGGTGATGATCCTGATCCCGGTCGTGGCGGCGCTGGCCCTGTGGGCCTTCGCCTGGCCCGCGGCCCGGACCGCGCCGCGCGACCTGCCCATCGGCGTCGCAGGGCCCGCCGCGGCCGCCGACCAGCTCGAGCAGCGTTTCGAACAGCACGAGGGCGCGTTCGACGTCCACCGTTACGAGGACGAGGCCGCCGCCAGGACCGCGATCGAGGACCGGGTCGTATACGGCGCCGTCGTCGCGGGGCCGGGCGGCCCGGAGCTGCTGATCGCCACCGGGGCGAGCCCTGTCGTCGCCCAGCTTCTCCAGCAGTCGGTGGCCGCACAGGCACCGGCGGGCACCGAGACGAAGGGGACGGACCTGGTGCCCCTTCCGTCCGGTGACCCACGGGGCAGCGCACTCACGGCGAGCGTCCTGCCGCTCGCCCTCGCGGGCGTCGCGGCCGGGGCACTGGTGACCCTGCTCGGCCTGCGCGGCGCACGGGCCGCCGCCGCACTCGTCGGCGCCGCCGTTCTGGTGGGCATCACCGCCACCGCGATCGCCCACAGCTGGCTCGGCGCATTCGACGGCAACTGGTGGGCGGAGGCGGGCGCGCTGAGCCTGACGGTCGCCGCCCTCGGCATGTCCGTCGCCGGGCTCGCCGCGCTGCTCGGCACTCCGGGCATCGGGCTCGGAGCACTGCTGATGGTGCTGATCGGCAACCCGTCCTCGGGCGCCTCGTCCGCGCCGGAACTGCTGCCCGGGCCGCTCGGCACCCTCGGCCAGTGGCTGCCGCCGGGCGCCGGCGCAACACTGCTGCGTTCGGTGACGTACTTCGACGGGAACGGCGCGGCCACGTCGCTGCTGACGCTGTCGCTGTGGGCGGCACTGGGCCTGACCGCCGTGCTCGTCGCCGGCCGGCGACGCGTACCGGCCACCGCCGAACCGGCGGCCCGCCCCTCCCCCGCGCCGGTCGCCTAGGCCCCTTCCGTCCGACCGACCCACTCGCCGAGAGTCCCTGGACCACCACGGACCGGCCGCGCGTCCCCGCTGTAGCGGACGGGGGCGCGCGGCCTCTTTCTGCGTCGCCGGCCGAGCGCGGCCGGGGCGCTAGCCGCGATCCTCGGGACCGTGGCGCTCGGGGCGGTGATGCTCGGCGGTCAGGCCGAAGCGGCCGCGGGCGGGGGAAGCAGGCGAGGAGGAGCCGAAGGAGGACACGGAGCTGATCACCTGCTCCTCCCCGGCCTCCGACCCGCTCTCCAGCCGCTCCAGATCGGCGGCGGACACCAACGCCACGAGCGGCTTCCCGTGCCGGGTCACCACCACGCGCTCCCCGCCGTAGACGACACGGTTGATCAGCTCGGCGAGCTCTGCGCGGGCTTGCGTCACCGGAATCTCATAGGCCATGCTCCCATCATAACGGTCTGTACGTCCTGTACATTTTTTACAGCGACACGGAGACGCCGTCGACCGAGGAGAGGTACGCCATGAACCGCCCCGCCGCCCGATACGTGCTGCCCGAGTTCACCGAACGCACCTCCTCGGGAACACGCACCCTCGATCCGTACTCGAAGCTGATGGAGGAGCGGATCGTCTTCCTCGGGACCGCGATCGACGACACGGCGGCGAACGACGTCATCGCGCAGTTCCTGCACCTCGAGTACGCGGCCCCCGACCAGGACATCTCCCTCTACATCAACTCCCCCGGCGGATCACTGAGCGCCATGTCCGCCGTCTACGACACGATGCAGGTCGTCACCTGCGACGTGGCGACCACCTGCCTCGGCCAGGCCGCCTCGACCGCGGCCGCCCTGCTCGCCGCCGGCGCGCCCGGCAAGCGCACCGCCCTGCCGGGCGCGCGCATCGTGATGCAGCAGCCCTCCTACGAGGAGCCGTTGCGCGGACAGCCGTCCGATCTGGAGATCCACGCCGCGGAGTTGCTGCGGCTGCGCGAGCAACTGGCCGGGATGCTGGTACGCCACACCGGTCAGACCCCCGGACGCATCGCCGGCGACCTCGAGCGCGACAAGATCTTCGACGCACCGGCAGCCAGGGAGTACGGCCTGATCGACCACGTCATCACCTCCCGCAAGATCTCGGCCGCACCTTCCCCCGCCGCGAGGTGAGTCCGGAATGCTGCCGCCCGAACTGCCCCCGCTGCCCGCCCTCACCCGCGCCGAGGCCGAGTTCATCGACTCCTACCTCGAAGTCGTCGACCTCCTCGGCCGGATCAACCCCGCTCGCTCCACCCACACCTACACGGCCCTGCGCGCCGCGCAGGCCCTGGTCGGACGGGCGGCCGCACTCAGGGACGCCCTGACGCTCATGCACACGCGGGGCGAGAGCGAGGTGTACACGCACACGCTCACCGAGGCGCTGCGGGTGCTCGACGGCGAGCGCAGGGCGAAACGGGTGACCATGCCGCCCGTTTCCACGAGTTGACGATCACTCTGCTGCTGTCAACCGCCGACGGGACAGCGGTGCTCGTACCCCGTTCGGTGGAGCTTCGCGAAAGTTGTCGCCTGCCGCAGGACTTGCGCCGCGCGACCACCGATCTGGCGCAATCCGCCGCTTCGTCGCTGGTACGACGATGCTTCCGGGTCATGGGAAAAGGGGCTCCACGGTCCTGTCCACCCGAAAGGGCCAGTCGTGATTGGCTTCACAAAAGCCGTTTCAACTCGGAAATCGGACATGGGTGGGTAACGATCCGTGGGACGACAAGCCCCCGCCACCTTGACGGGGCGGTCCGGGCGGACGCTGAGTCCTGCCGCCGCACCGGACGTCTGGTCGACGGAAGTGCATCGGCAGGAGTGGAGGACCCGAGCAGTACGGCGTGACCGGCGACACCGGACGCGCCTTGGGGTGAAGCCGCTGCGGCGGCCGGGCGTCTTCGCCGGTCCGAACCCGACAGGTCATCCTTCACAGGCGGCTGACGAAGGGTTGCGCATGACTGCGCAGATTCATCTCCCGCTCCTCTTCTCGCGGGCGGGTGCCGTATCGGCACTGACGATCGCCGCCGTCGGCGGCACACTCCTCGCCCCGGGCGGAACCACCGAGGCCCATGCGGTCAGCAGCCACGCGAGCAAGGCGCTCAGGGTGGCGGCATCGAAGGAAGGATCGCCGTACCGTTACGGCGCCACGGGTCCGAACCGCTTCGACTGCTCCGGGCTGACGCTCTACTCGTACAAGAAGGCCGGGAAGATACTGCCCCGGACCGCACAGCAGCAGTACAACCGGACCCGTCATGTCTCCGCCGGCAACCGGCGACGGGGTGACCTGGTGTTCTTCCATTCCGGCGGTGCCGTGTACCACGTGGGCATCTACGCCGGGGGCGGGAAGATCTGGCACTCGCCGAAGACCGGCGACGTGGTCCGGCTCGTCAAGATCTGGACGCGGAGCGTCAAGTACGGCCGGGTGCGCTGACGCCCCGGCAGTTTCCCTGCGGTGGCGCGCTGTCAGTGCGCCGTCGAACGGACCAGCAGCGTCGCACCGAGCACGGTCAGCGCGCCGCCGGAAATCCCCTCGACGGCACGGGCGGTGCGCGGCCTGCGCAGCCACCGGCCGAGCCGGTCGACGAGCAGCGCCACCGCCGGGAACCAGATCAGTGCGAACAGCACGACGATGCCGGCCAGCAGCAGGGTACGCGGCAGCACCGCGGCACCGTCGGGCACGAACTGCGGAAGCAGACTCAGGAAGAGCACCGGCGCCTTCGGGTTGAGCACGTTGGTGAGGAAGCCCTGCCGCAGGCCGCGTCCGACGCCGCTCGTGGTCGCCTCGCCGTCGGGCTCCTCGGCCTGTGACCGCGCGCGGAGCGCGGTCCGTACCGCGCGGACGCCCAGGTACAGCACATACGCGCCGCCGGCGATCTGCAGTGTCCGGTACAGCAGGGGCACGGTCGCGAGGAGGGCGGCGAGTCCGGCCACGGCCAGCGCCGTGTGGACGAGCAGACCGCCCGCGACGCCCACCGCGCAGGCGACGCCGGCATGCCGTGAGGCGATCGCGTTGCGTACGACGACGGTGAAGTCGGCGCCGGGCATGGTGACCATGCCCGCGGCGACCCCGAGGAAGGCGATCAGCTGTACGTCCATGGCTCCCAGACTGGACCGTGCCGGGCCTTAACGTGTACTTGGGCTTTCTGCATAGAGGCCTGAAGCAACGCTTAAGGGGTGCGCCCATGTACGACCCGACACGGCTGGCCGCGCTCGTCGCGGTGGCGGAGGCCGGTTCCATCACGCGGGCGGCCGCCCGGCTGGGCTACACGGCACCCGCCCTCTCGCAGCAGGTGGCCAAGCTGGAACGGGAGGCCGGGGCGGTGCTGCTGGTGCGTTCGCACCGCGGCGCGCGGCTGACGGCGGCCGGCGAGCTGCTCGCCGAGCGCGCCCGACGGGTGCTGGACGAGATGGAACGGGCACGGCACGAGCTGGCCGGACTCTCCGGCCTCACCGGCGGCCGGCTGCGGGTCGGCACCTTCACGACCGTGGGCATCCATCTGCTGCCTCCGGTGCTGAGCGCGTTCCGCCGCGCGTACCCCGACGTCGAACTGACCGTCGCCGAGTACGAACCGCCGGGCGGTGTCACCGCGGTGGCGACCGGTGAGGTCGACGTGGCACTCACCCACGCCTATGAACCGGCCGAGCCGGCCGCACCACCGCCGGGTGTGGTCGTGGAGCCGCTGCTCGTGGAGGAGTTGGTACTGGTGACGGCGCCGGGTCATGTGCTGGCCGGTGGCTCCGGCCGGCTGCCCGTCGGTGACCTGGCCGGTCAGCCGCTGATCAGCAGCGCTCCCTCGCACCCGCCCCGCAAGGGGGTCGAGGGCGCACTGGCGCGGGCCGGTGCGACGCCTGCAGTGGTGTGCGAGTCACCGGGCTACGCACTGGTGTGCGCGCTGGTCAGCGCCGGGCTCGGGGTGGCGGTCGTACCGGAGATGGTCGCCGCGCTGGCGTCGACGCCCCTGCAGATACGTCAGCTGGAGCCTGCCGCGTTCCGCCGGACGATCTCCGTGGCGCACCGGGGTGAGGATTCGGGCCCGGCCGTGCGGTCCCTGCGGGCGCTGATGCGCGGCGCGTTCGGAAGGGCCGGCGCCCGTCCGGGCCCGGCCCCGCAGTGACGGGCTCGCGGCCGCGTTCCGGAGGCGGTTGCCGCGGTGGCGCGCTCCTGCCCGGGTGGGTGCCTCACGCGCTCCGGACGGGGTCGCCGCCCTCCTGCGCCGGGCGCCGGCACCGGTCAGTTCTGTACGGGGACGGACCAGGGCAGCGCGATCCAGACGGTCTTGCCGCCCTCCGCGGTGGGCGTGACGGTCAGCCGGCCGCCGCACTCGGCGGTGAGGGTACGGATGATGACCATGCCGCGGCCGTTGTCCTGGCGGACGGCGGCGGGCAGCCGCCGCGGCCAGCGCGGATGGCTGTCGGTGACGCCGATGCACAGCTGTTCGTCGCGTTCCAGGCGCAGGTCCACCGTGAACGTCGGTGACTGGCCGAAGGTGTGCTGAACGGCGTTGGTGGCGAGCTCGGACACGATCAGCCGGACGACGTCGACCGCCTCGGCGTCGGGCTCCAGCCCCCACTCGCACACGGCGTCCGTGACATGTCTCCGCGCGGCGGAGACCGACGCCGGGTCGCTCGGCAGAGTGACGGATGTTTCTTGGTGGTCTGCCATGGCGGCGCTGTCCCTTTCCCACCGCGGCCGGGCTCCGACTCGTAGCGGATGAAACGCAGGAACGGCCACGGATTACGCTTCCGCGTCAGACTGCCACTTATCGCCCCTCAGGGTCGGTGATCCACCGAGATACATACATTTCTGTCGCTCGATGCGGTGAACTCTGCTACGGGAGACCGTATTTGAGGCCCCCGGCCGAGAGTTCGTCCACGGCGACCGGGCACGGCACCGGCCTCAACGGCCGGGCGCCGTCCCGATGATCGTGGAGATCGCCGTGTCGATCTGGCGCTGCGTGAGATCCGCCCTGGCGGTGAGCCGGATACGGGAGATCCCGTCCGGCACGGACGGCGGCCGGAAGCATCCGACGACCAGTCCCGCCGCCCGGCAGTCCGCCGCCCAGCGCAGCGCCGCGTCCGGTGACGGCGCGCGCACGGAGACGACGGCGGCGTCCGGCCGGGCGGCGGTGAACCCGGCGTCGGTCAGTCGGCGGTGGAGCGTCACCGCCACCTCGCGCGCCCGGCCGGCGAGGCGGGGCTCGCGGCGCAGCACCCGCAGGCTCGCGAGCGCGGCACCGGCCGCGGCCGGTGCCAGCCCGGTGTCGAAGATGAACGTCCGCGCGGTGTTGACCAGGTGGTCGATGACACGGGCCGGGCCGAGGACCGCGCCGCCCTGGCTGCCCAGGGACTTGGACAGCGTCAGCGTGGCGACGGTGCCCGCCGCGCCCGCCAGCCCCGCGGCGTCAAGAGCGCCCCGGCCGCCGTCACCGAGGACCCCGAGCCCGTGCGCGTCGTCGACGAGAAGCGCCGCGCCCAGCTCACGGCAGGCGTCGGCGAGACCCGGCAGGGGCGCGGCGTCACCGTCGACGGAGAAGACCGAGTCGGTGACAGCGAGGGCCCGGCGGCCGGGGTGCGCGTCGAGCGTCTTGCGCACGGCCTCGACATCGGCGTGCGGGACGACCGACGTCTCCGCGCGGGACAGCCGGCAGCCGTCGACGATGGAGGCGTGGTTACCCGCGTCGGACACGACGAGCGCGTCCCGGCCGCCGAGCGCGGTGACCGCGGCGAGGTTCGCCGCGTAGCCGGAGGACAGCACGAGAGCCGCCTCGAAGCCGCAGAAGTCGGCGAGCTCGCCCTCCAGTTCGGCGTGGAGCTCGGTGCTGCCGGTGACGAGACGGGAGCCGGTGGCCCCCGCGCCCCACCGCCTGGCTGCCCGCGCGGCCCCCTCGGTGACCTCCGGGTGGCGGGTCAGCCCGAGATAGTCGTTGCTCGCCAGGTCGAGGAGATCACTCTCGGCGGCGCGCGGCCTGAGCGTACGGACCAGTCCCGCGTGCTCGCGGCGGCGCGACTCCTCGTCGATCCAGTCGAAAGGATCCTGCGGCATGGTGGTCCGGTCCTTTTGTAGGCAGCGGACAGACCCTAGCCCGGCCCGAGCGCCTGTCGGGTGTGGCCATGCACACACCTCGAAACGGCCCTGTTGTGGAGTTCCTCCTTGGCCCGGGCCCGTGCCGTACGCAAGGATCTGCGCCATGGACCTCCTGAACACGCTGGTGGAGAAGGGTCTGCGGCGCGAGCTGCCGACCCGTGAAGAAGCGCTCGCCGTACTGGCGACCTCCGACGACGACGTGCTGGAAGTGGTGGCCGCGGCCGGCAAGGTGCGCCGGCAGTGGTTCGGGCGGCGGGTGAAGCTGAACTATCTCGTCAACCTGAAGTCGGGCCTGTGCCCGGAGGACTGCTCGTACTGCTCCCAGCGGCTCGGCTCGAAGGCGGAGATCCTCAAGTACACCTGGCTGAAGCCCGAGGAGGCCTCCGAGGCCGCGGCGGCCGGTGTCGCGGGCGGCGCGAAGCGGGTCTGCCTGGTCGCGAGCGGGCGCGGCCCGACGGACCGGGACGTGGACCGGGTCTCGAAGACGATCGAGGCGATCAAGGAACAGAACGAGGGCGTCGAGGTGTGCGCGTGCCTCGGGCTGCTCTCGGACGGTCAGGCCGAGCGGCTGCGCGACGCGGGCGCCGACGCGTACAACCACAACCTGAACACGTCCGAGGGGACGTACGGGGACATCACCACCACCCACACCTACGCGGACCGCGTCGACACCGTCACCAAGGCGCACGCCGCGGGCCTGTCCGCGTGCTCCGGGCTCATCGCCGGCATGGGCGAGAGCGACGAGGACCTGGTCGACGTCGTCTTCGCGCTGCGGGAGCTCGACCCGGACTCGGTCCCGGTGAACTTCCTGATCCCGTTCGAGGGCACCCCCCTGGCCAAGGAATGGCACCTCACGCCCCAGCGGTGTCTGCGCATCCTCGCGATGACCCGGTTCGTCTGCCCCGACGTGGAGGTCCGGCTCGCCGGCGGGCGCGAGGTGCATCTGCGCTCGATGCAGCCGCTCGCACTGCACCTCGCCAACTCGATCTTCCTGGGCGACTACCTGACCAGCGAGGGCCAGGCCGGCAAGGCCGACCTGGACATGATCACCGACGCCGGTTTCGAGGTCGAGGGCACGGACACGACGACCCTGCCCGGCCACCGCGCCGCGGGCGGCGGCTGCGGGTCCGTGTGCGGCGAGAAGGGCGGCGAGGGCGGCTGCTCGGACGCCGCGCCGGCCGGGGAGGCGTCCGGGATTCCGGCGGCCGAGCCGGCGTCCGAGGTCCCCGGTGCCCGTAGAGACCTGGTCGCGGTGCGCCGCCGGGGCGCCGGGACGGATCTCGCGCCCAATGCCTGAGTTCACCCCCGCCGAACTGCGGGCGCTGGACCGGGCCCACGTCTGGCACCCGTACGGCCCGATGCCGGGCCGTACGGACCCGCTGGTCGTCGAGTCCGCCTCCGGGGTGCGGCTGCGGCTCGCCGAAGAGGTCCACGGCCGGCGCGAGTTGGTCGACGGCATGTCCTCCTGGTGGTCCGCGGTCCACGGCTACAACCACCCGGTGCTCAACGAGGCGGCGACCGCGCAGCTGGGGCGGATGAGCCATGTGATGTTCGGCGGGCTCACCCATGAGCCGGCCGTACGCCTGGCCACCCGACTGGTCGAGATCACGCCGGAGCCGCTGCGGCATGTCTTCCTGTGCGACTCGGGTTCGGTGTCCGTCGAGGTCGCGGTGAAGATGTGCCTCCAGTACTGGCGCTCGGTGGGCCGCCCCGCCAAGCAGCGGCTGCTGACCTGGCGCGGCGGCTACCACGGCGACACCTGGCAGCCGATGTCGGTGTGCGACCCGGAGGGCGGCATGCACGAGCTGTGGCAGGGCGTACTGCCCCGCCAGCTCTTCGCGGACGCGCCGCCCGCCGCGTACGAGGAGTCGTACGCGCAGGGCCTGCGCGAGCTCGTCGCCCGGCACGCCGACGAGCTGGCGGCGATCATCGTGGAGCCTGTCGTCCAGGGCGCGGGCGGCATGCGCTTCCACTCCCCCGAGTACCTGCGGGTGCTGCGGGAGGCCTGCGACGAGTACGGCGTGCTGCTGGTCCTCGACGAGATCGCGACCGGCTTCGGACGTACCGGCACGCTGTTCGCGGCCGGGCACGCGGGGATCGCGCCGGATGTGATGTGCCTGGGAAAGGCGCTGACCGGCGGCTATCTGACGATGGCTGCGACGCTGTGCACCGCGCGGGTGGCGGAGGGGATCTCGCGGGGCAAGGTCCCGGTGCTGGCCCACGGCCCGACGTTCATGGGCAACCCGCTGGCCTCGGCCGTCGCCTGCGCCTCGATCGACCTGCTGCTCGGCCAGGACTGGCAGCAGGAAATCAAACGCCTCGAGACGGGCCTGCGGGACGGGCTCGCCGAGGCCGCCGCACTGCCCGGGGTGCGGGACGTCCGGGTCCTCGGCGGCATCGGCGTCGTCCAGCTCGACCACGAGATCGACATGGCGGCGGCCACGGCGGCGGCGGTCCGGGAGGGCGTCTGGCTGCGGCCGTTCCGTGACCTCGTCTACACGATGCCGCCGTACGTCACGAGCGACGAGGATGTCGACCGGATCTGCCGCGCGGTACGGGCGGCGGCAGCGGCGGGGTGACGGATGGTGGCGCGTGGCGCCTGCGGCGGGCCTGTCCCCTACCCGCCCCTTCCCGAACCGGGGCGCGGCCCCGGCCGTCCTGCCGGGCTCGGGCTCGGGCTGAGCTGGGGCAGGGGCTCCCAGCCTGCCCCCACCGGGCTCAGGGCAGGGGCTCCCGGCCCGCCCCCACCGGGCTCGGACTGGGGCTCCCAGCCTGCCCCAACCGGGCTCGGGCTGGGGCTCCCGGCCTCCCCCCGCCGGGGTCAGGGCAGGGGCTCCCGGCACGCCCGCCAGGGCCGCGCGCCCGGCCCGGCCGCCGAACCGGGACCCTCCGGCCCGCGCCCCGGACTCGGGTGCCGGGGTCGGGCTTCGCCCGGCCCGTACCGCCCCGCGGGCGGTTTCGGGGCTCCGCCCCGGGCTCCGGTACCGCGCTTCGCGCGGTGACCTCAAACTCCGCCTACGGCCTGGCGGCCTGGGGGTACCCCCGAGCCGGGCCCAAATACCGCTCCGCGGCACCCAGCCG
This genomic interval carries:
- a CDS encoding LysE family translocator produces the protein MDVQLIAFLGVAAGMVTMPGADFTVVVRNAIASRHAGVACAVGVAGGLLVHTALAVAGLAALLATVPLLYRTLQIAGGAYVLYLGVRAVRTALRARSQAEEPDGEATTSGVGRGLRQGFLTNVLNPKAPVLFLSLLPQFVPDGAAVLPRTLLLAGIVVLFALIWFPAVALLVDRLGRWLRRPRTARAVEGISGGALTVLGATLLVRSTAH
- a CDS encoding LysR family transcriptional regulator — protein: MYDPTRLAALVAVAEAGSITRAAARLGYTAPALSQQVAKLEREAGAVLLVRSHRGARLTAAGELLAERARRVLDEMERARHELAGLSGLTGGRLRVGTFTTVGIHLLPPVLSAFRRAYPDVELTVAEYEPPGGVTAVATGEVDVALTHAYEPAEPAAPPPGVVVEPLLVEELVLVTAPGHVLAGGSGRLPVGDLAGQPLISSAPSHPPRKGVEGALARAGATPAVVCESPGYALVCALVSAGLGVAVVPEMVAALASTPLQIRQLEPAAFRRTISVAHRGEDSGPAVRSLRALMRGAFGRAGARPGPAPQ
- a CDS encoding ATP-binding protein, with translation MADHQETSVTLPSDPASVSAARRHVTDAVCEWGLEPDAEAVDVVRLIVSELATNAVQHTFGQSPTFTVDLRLERDEQLCIGVTDSHPRWPRRLPAAVRQDNGRGMVIIRTLTAECGGRLTVTPTAEGGKTVWIALPWSVPVQN
- a CDS encoding 8-amino-7-oxononanoate synthase; this encodes MPQDPFDWIDEESRRREHAGLVRTLRPRAAESDLLDLASNDYLGLTRHPEVTEGAARAARRWGAGATGSRLVTGSTELHAELEGELADFCGFEAALVLSSGYAANLAAVTALGGRDALVVSDAGNHASIVDGCRLSRAETSVVPHADVEAVRKTLDAHPGRRALAVTDSVFSVDGDAAPLPGLADACRELGAALLVDDAHGLGVLGDGGRGALDAAGLAGAAGTVATLTLSKSLGSQGGAVLGPARVIDHLVNTARTFIFDTGLAPAAAGAALASLRVLRREPRLAGRAREVAVTLHRRLTDAGFTAARPDAAVVSVRAPSPDAALRWAADCRAAGLVVGCFRPPSVPDGISRIRLTARADLTQRQIDTAISTIIGTAPGR
- the bioB gene encoding biotin synthase BioB, whose protein sequence is MDLLNTLVEKGLRRELPTREEALAVLATSDDDVLEVVAAAGKVRRQWFGRRVKLNYLVNLKSGLCPEDCSYCSQRLGSKAEILKYTWLKPEEASEAAAAGVAGGAKRVCLVASGRGPTDRDVDRVSKTIEAIKEQNEGVEVCACLGLLSDGQAERLRDAGADAYNHNLNTSEGTYGDITTTHTYADRVDTVTKAHAAGLSACSGLIAGMGESDEDLVDVVFALRELDPDSVPVNFLIPFEGTPLAKEWHLTPQRCLRILAMTRFVCPDVEVRLAGGREVHLRSMQPLALHLANSIFLGDYLTSEGQAGKADLDMITDAGFEVEGTDTTTLPGHRAAGGGCGSVCGEKGGEGGCSDAAPAGEASGIPAAEPASEVPGARRDLVAVRRRGAGTDLAPNA
- a CDS encoding adenosylmethionine--8-amino-7-oxononanoate transaminase produces the protein MPEFTPAELRALDRAHVWHPYGPMPGRTDPLVVESASGVRLRLAEEVHGRRELVDGMSSWWSAVHGYNHPVLNEAATAQLGRMSHVMFGGLTHEPAVRLATRLVEITPEPLRHVFLCDSGSVSVEVAVKMCLQYWRSVGRPAKQRLLTWRGGYHGDTWQPMSVCDPEGGMHELWQGVLPRQLFADAPPAAYEESYAQGLRELVARHADELAAIIVEPVVQGAGGMRFHSPEYLRVLREACDEYGVLLVLDEIATGFGRTGTLFAAGHAGIAPDVMCLGKALTGGYLTMAATLCTARVAEGISRGKVPVLAHGPTFMGNPLASAVACASIDLLLGQDWQQEIKRLETGLRDGLAEAAALPGVRDVRVLGGIGVVQLDHEIDMAAATAAAVREGVWLRPFRDLVYTMPPYVTSDEDVDRICRAVRAAAAAG